Proteins co-encoded in one Zalophus californianus isolate mZalCal1 chromosome 9, mZalCal1.pri.v2, whole genome shotgun sequence genomic window:
- the LOC113922801 gene encoding MICOS complex subunit MIC26-like, producing MFKVIQRSVGPAGLSLLTFRVYASPKKDSPHKTSVKVNELSLYSVPEGQSKYVEEPRTPLEESISHLRRYCEPYTSWCQEMYSQTKPRMQSLVQWGLGSYEYLQNAPPGFFPRLGVTGFAGIVGLLLARGSKIKKLVYPPGFMGLAASLYYPQQAIVFVQVSGEKLCDWGLRGYIVIEDLWKNFQKPGNVKNSPGNK from the coding sequence ATGTTCAAGGTAATTCAGAGGTCTGTGGGGCCAGCCGGCCTGAGTCTGCTCACCTTCAGAGTCTATGCATCACCTAAAAAGGACTCACCTCACAAAACTTCTGTGAAGGTTAATGAGCTTTCACTCTACTCCGTCCCTGAGGGTCAATCTAAATATGTGGAGGAGCCAAGGACCCCACTTGAAGAAAGCATTTCACATCTCCGACGTTACTGCGAGCCATATACAAGTTGGTGTCAGGAAATGTACTCACAAACTAAGCCCAGGATGCAGAGCTTGGTTCAATGGGGGTTAGGCAGCTATGAATATCTCCAAAATGCACCTCCTGGATTTTTTCCAAGACTTGGTGTTACTGGTTTTGCTGGCATTGTTGGACTTCTTTTGGCTAGAGgttcaaaaataaagaagctggtgTATCCACCTGGATTCATGGGACTTGCTGCCTCTCTTTATTATCCACAACAAGCCATCGTATTTGTCCAGGTCAGTGGGGAGAAATTATGTGACTGGGGTTTACGAGGATACATAGTCATAGAAGATTTGTGGAAGAACTTTCAAAAGCCAGGAAATGTGAAGAATTCACCTGGAAATAAATAG